The following are encoded together in the Chanodichthys erythropterus isolate Z2021 chromosome 16, ASM2448905v1, whole genome shotgun sequence genome:
- the LOC137003144 gene encoding CD48 antigen-like, which produces MEYSHLLTLFMTFLISSTASRNHVFVRTGDSVKLDIKNKILLHFNKLVWMNDKLNHIVRFDNQSGNLKYPHSSYKDRVDFSIETFSLTLKNMQKTDSGLYTARATRLEDSVVAEHNVSVIDPVDSPVLNWNATMISVNSCIVDVTCSGHVLKLSTSYQSNNCSQVQVTSFEMQTLTLHCIENIIVCNYSNPVSWKNDTIDINPICAPHEHTSTQNPKENDRTFPLHWLLIIAVAPLLVFAAVSVICCSNKRRKKGAQEEEDYTIYAQVQPKNKEQRPLEMLEKSTNPQTVYGFTEDHKQTPNNSQNMPNPEIRAQAQTENHPSTTYSTIGQHQKPLFPTETDHTIYSIVSKSSHGRQPGHS; this is translated from the exons CATCCAGAAACCACGTGTTTGTACGGACAGGGGACTCTGTTAAACtggacataaaaaataaaatactgttacaCTTTAATAAATTAGTCTGGATGAATGATAAATTAAACCACATAGTCAGATTTGATAATCAGTCTGGAAATTTAAAATATCCCCACAGTTCATATAAGGACAGAGTGGATTTTAGCATTGAAACCTTCTCTCTCACACTGAAGAACATGCAGAAGACAGACAGTGGACTCTATACAGCAAGAGCAACAAGACTCGAAGATTCAGTTGTTGCTGAACACAACGTATCAGTTATAG ATCCAGTGGATTCTCCTGTTCTAAACTGGAATGCCACTATGATCAGTGTTAACTCCTGTATTGTGGATGTCACATGTAGTGGTCATGTCCTTAAACTCAGCACCAGCTACCAGAGCAACAACTGCAGTCAAGTGCAAGTGACATCTTTTGAAATGCAGACTCTAACTCTGCACTGTATAGAAAACATAATTGTTTGTAACTATAGCAACCCAGTCAGCTGGAAGAATGACACCATAGATATTAACCCCATTTGTGCACCTCATGAGCACACCTCAA CACAGAATCCCAAAGAAAATGACAGGACTTTTCCTCTTCATTGGCTGTTGATCATCGCTGTTGCTCCACTGTTGGTTTTTGCTGCAGTTTCTGTAATATGCTGCTCTAACAAGAGGCGTAAAAAAG GTGCCCAAGAAGAGGAGGATTATACAATATATGCACAAGTTCAG CCAAAAAATAAAGAGCAAAGACCCCTGGAGATGTTGGAGAAATCAACAAATCCCCAAACTGTCTATGGGTTTACAGAAGATCACAAACAAACTCCCAATAACAGTCAGAACATGCCCAATCCTGAG ATACGGGCACAGGCACAAACAGAAAATCACCCCAGCACCACCTACAGTACAATAGGACAACACCAAAAACCATTATTTCCCACTGAAACAGACCATACAATTTATTCAATAGTGAGTAAATCCTCACATGGGAGACAACCTGGTCATTCATAG